TTCCCTACCGCGACGACTCTTAATTCATGAGTTTGATTTAGCCAGTAAAAAATACACAGGCAAAGTTTTCTCCTATCGCTTAGAATCTTCGCACCATGCGATTGGTGAGTTAACTGCGATTAACGATCATGAATTCATTGTGATTGAGCGAGACAATCGCCAAGGCGATCGCCGTCAACCTGGTTTTGCCAATCCTGCACAATTCAAGCGACTTTATCTGATTAATCTCCAAAAAACCGATCATCAGGGATTTGTGGAGAAAAAACTTTTAGTAGATTTGTTAAAAATTGCTGACCCCCAGGGAATCGCGGGCAAAGATGCTTATCATGGTATCTTCACATTTCCCTTTGTCACCATTGAAAATGTTTTACCCCTAGATGCCAAAACACTATTAGTGATTAATGATAATAATTACGCTGATAGCCAAGGGCGATCGCCAAAACAGTCAGATAACACAGAGTTTATCCTACTCCGCCTAGGGCAGTCGTTAAATTTAGACCCATCCCTATATGTCAGGTAAAATCCCTGAATGCTCAGGAAATATTGGGGGAAAGGAAGACTTGCAAGTTTGCTTCTGGATTTTCCCACGATTGCCAGAATTCATGTTTAGGAATGCTCTACCCCATCTTCTGATTAAATATGTTAAATTTCCGATCTGAATCGGGCTAGGGAGTAATAAACTGAAAATCTCAGAATTATCTTTTCATCTTCAGGATGCCACAGCCAACTAGTACTACTTTGTGTCAGTTGAGATTTCATTGCCCAGGGTTACAAAAACTTCATAGGATGAGCTTTGTCACTATTGTTTATCCTGGCTGTGTTGACAGCATTATGGACTCATTCAACACAAACACCATGTTGAAGACCTTCCGGACACAGGTTAACAAAGTTTTTAGATATGATGATTTTTGGCATACTCCCCTAGGCAGAATCAGAAAATTGATGCAAAATTTATCCGTAAACTGGCATCATCAACAAGTAGTTAACGGGAAAACCCTATTTCCAGTTGTTTACAATTCAGGAGATAATTTTGTCAGATGGGAACTTAGTATTGCTTACTAGCTAGCTGCGGATATATCAATACTCAATAGAATTCTTGCAGAAGTCGTGAAAAGGGGTGTTTCAATCTTGAACTTTGAACTCTTGAGCATTCCCTACCATCAACCAAAATCTATTTTTGCAAGAGGTCTAATCTATAAAATTGGCGGTAACGGTTGCCGCTACTATTCACTTAAAAAAATTGCCAACACTGATCGGTGGGAAAATTATGGAAAATGATGCGGCAATACTCGACTGCCCTAATGAACTCTGTCAAGCTCCCAATAACCTTACCGACAAGTATTGCAAGCAATGTGGCACATTTTTACCGAAACGTTTTCTCTGGGTTGCGGGAGAAGTCAAATATTTAGGTAAACCCGGAGAAATTATCGGCGATCGCTATTTAATTATCAAAGACTCAATATTATTTGATACGAAGCCGGGAACCGTTCCCAATGCACCAGAACCATCAAATATTCAGGCAATTCGCCCTTATCTCCGGTTGATTCCCTACCGACTAAACGCGCCTCAAGTGTATGGAATTTTACCAATAAGTCAGGGTAATAGTACTCAAGAAATTTTACTTTTAGAAAAACCTCCCCTAGTGGTCAATAGTAATTCCCAACTAGAGGTGAGTCTATGTCCCAGTCTCGATAAAGCTTGGAGCCAAGCCACATCGCTGCGCCAGTTAAATTGGTTATGGCAAATAGCCCAGTTATGGCAACCCCTAGCAACGGAAGGAGTCGCCTCAACTCTCTTAAATTGGCAGCTACTACGGACAGAAGGCTCCTTAGTCAAGTTACTAGAACTACAAGCAGATAGACAGCCCGGTTTGACATTAAAGGATTTAGGAGCATTTTGGCTACAATTACAGGCAAATAGCCAACCCGCGATCGCCGAATTTTTACTCCAGGTGTGTAACTTACTTCAAGAAGGCAAAATACACGCCGCCGAACAGTTAGTGAGTGTGTTAGACCAGGGTTTAGCAGAACTGGGCAGGGGTAAGGGTGAAAATGGCAAATCCCCCACATCCACCGCGATCGCCATTGCGACCAAAAGTGATACAGGTCCCAGTCGTCAGCGCAATGAAGATGCCTGTTATCCCCCCAGTGGTTCCCACGTCACTAAACCCCCCGAAAATTCTGCCCTGGCGATCGTCTGTGATGGTATTGGCGGTCACGAAGGAGGTAACGTCGCCTCAAATTTAGCCATTGAGACTATTCAGCAGCAAATACAACAACTGACTCAAGTCCCCTCCGACCATATCAACCCGACAACCTTCCTAGAAGACTTACAGCGAGCCGCCGCCAGCGCTAACGACAAAATCAGTCAACGCAACGACAGCGAAAGCCGACAAGGACGACAACGCATGGGAACAACCCTAGTCATGGCTTTACCCGTTGCCCACGAAATGTATATTGCCCATGTCGGTGATAGTCGAGCTTACTGGATTACCCGTCAAGGCTGTTATCAAGTCACCTTAGATGATGATGTGGCTTCGCGGGAAGTTCGTCTGGGCTATGCCATCTATCGTGATGCCGTTCTCCAAGGCTCCTCAGGCTCCCTTGTTCAAGCTTTAGGTATGGGTTCGAGTAATTCTCTCCATCCCACCGCCGAGCGCTATATCTTAGACGAAGACAGCATATTTTTACTCTGCTCCGATGGCTTAAGTGATTTTGACCGGGTAGAGCAACACTGGGAAACAGAAATCCTGCCGATTTTGGCTGGGGATACCGATGTGGTAACGGCTACAGACAAGTTGGTGGAAATTGCTAATACCCAAAATGGGCATGATAACGTCACCATTGCCCTGATGTATTATCAAATTCGCTTTCAAGAGCCAGAAACACCAATCAAAGTCGGTTCTGTAGAGCCGTTAGTCATTCCCGAAGTCAAGTATGAAGTTAATACAGCCTTACCCCAACAAGCTCCTGCTGTCACCACCCAAAGAACACAAGTAGTCCCAGATACGATTACAAAACGGCGATCGCCAGTTCCCCTACAGCTAGTGGTTCTTGCCTTTCTCTTCGTTGCCGGAGCCACAATCGGGATTATTTGGCGAATTTATAACCAGCAAAACTCGAATAATAATAATCCTCCCCCCACTCCCACCTTACCTGGTGTCTCCTCTGACCCGACTTCTACTATTTCCGCTTCTCCCCTAGCCACCAATAATGGTTCTGCTTTGCCAACTCGCATCCCCCTGAAACCAGGAGTTATCATCACCACTACTGATTTAGGTATTGGATTTCAAAGAGTCCAAAGTCTTGAATCTCTCCCTCAGAAGAGTCTTCCTGAAATACCCATTCCTACTGGCAGTAAATTACAAGTAATTAACCCCCCAGCCAAAGATGCTCGACCAGAAGAGGAAGATATGGTGCAGTTGAAGGTCTGTAGTATTCCTCCATCCTCACCAACATCATTACTTCGCAAGGGAGATATTGGTTGGGTAAGCTTTGCCCAAATTAAGAAAAAAATTGCTGTTGAATCCTCCCCTCCTGGTGGACAGACTCCAGAGAAACCAGACCCATGCTTGGGAAATGGTTGAATAGTCAGAATCAGGGTACAAAACTCGATAGACTAATAACAGCCTATAATTTTACAGGTGATTAAATACAAAATAATTTTGGTATAACTGTTTGCCAGAAAAAATTGTTATTTTAAATAATTTGAATTTACGCATTAGATTAACGAATCCATGCCATCCCTGAACCTGGCGATCGCCCGTCTCGAAAATACAGGCACTCATAGTTTCGCCATTTGGGTGGTGAATGCTCCCTATCCCAGTGGTTATGTACTGCGTGACTGTGTATGGTCAAATGAACTCTCCCAAGTGTGGCAAGATTGGCGACAGTTTTTTGCCCCGAATATGGATATTGCTCCAGGAATTACCCTGGCACCATCTGATCCAACTCCCATGCTGGAAGTTCCTTCCCCATCCTTTGGGCAAGTCAGTCGCGGTAGTCGTTTAATGCAACTCCTGGGTATTAATCTCTGGCGTTGGGTCTTTGATGGCAATATTCTCAATAGTGTGGAACGCAGTCAAGGTATGGCAATGGGACAGCATACCCGTTTGCATCTGCGCTTAGAAATTCGTGACCCCAGTCTTACCGCTTTACCCTGGGAAATTATGCAACGGGAAGCTGGACAGCCAGCAATTTCCCTCGGACAAAATTTCCTATTCAGTCGTACTACCTGCGAAGTTGAACCCCTACCCTATTTACGAGCAGATCCAGCCTTAAATATTCTCTTGGTATTGGGAGAAGACAACAAGCTGCAATTAGACCAAGAAGCAAAAATCCTGGAACAAACCCTAGCTAATGGAAATTCCCTAGGTAATTTTGTCCCTGGTTATGCTCCTTGTTTAGTTCATACTTTGGTACAACCCACTACCCAGGAACTAATTCAAGCTCTGGAAACTAAAGCCTATAATGTCCTATTTTATGCTGGTCATGGGGAACCAGGACCCGATGGTGGTTTTCTGCGTCTGTCTCCCCAAACCAAGCTGAATGGTATGGAATTAGCCCATGTTTTGACCCAAAATGGTGTCAAACTAGCCGTATTTAATGCCTGTTGGTTAGCTCAACCCGCAACGGTGAATGGACAAGTCATCCCTTCTAGTAGCTTGGCTGAAGTCTTAATTCGTCATGGAGTTCCTGCGGTTTTGGGAATGCGTGACGAAATTGGAGACGAGGAAAGTCTGACCTTTATTCATAGCTTTGCCCAAAGTTTGCGATCGCGCAAAACAATCGATGCTGCTGTGGCGGAAGCCAGACAACAATTACTGACTGTTTACCGCTTTAATCAACCAGCTTGGACATTACCCGTCCTTTACTTGCATCCCCAATTTGAAGGTGAACTCATCCGTAGCTATGATGAGGGAGTAACGGAATTACCACCAGATACTACTATCCCTAACGTGGCATCTCTATTGCCCGTCGCCCGCTTAAAATCGCCGGAAGTCACCTACACCTTACAAATCGGAGTCACCCGCATCGGTCGTACTGTTGATAATGATATTGTCATTCCGGAACCCTCTGTTTCCAAACATCATGCCGAAATCCTTTGTCGCAATACCTTCACCGGAGCAACTCCTGTGCGAAACTATTACCTCAACGAGATGTCAACCTACGGCACCACATGGATTCTTGGGACTAATGGCTGGCAACAAATCCATCGCCAGGAAGTGTTTTTAGAGCCAGGAATGCAGATAAAGTTTGGTAGTAGTCGAAGCCAACCCTGGGAATTTGTTCTGGAAGAGGCTTGAAATTTACCCTAGTTAAAGCGATAACTAAAATAATTTACTCCTGAAACTTCCTGTTTCATAGCCGAGAAGTGAGAGATTATTTGTAATACAAAATTATAGACAATCGAGTCAATAGAAAAATCCAATTCTGATTTGCGGAAACGGGGTGAAGCAAGGTGTAGCTCTGAATACAGCCAAAGAAACCAAATAAACAAATACAAATTATCGGGAGGCGAAAATGGCTAATCAAGTAAATGGTATGCAAGTAAATGACATCGACATCGAATTTCTCGAAGCACTATTGCAACCAGAGGATGCAGCCTATCCTTGGAATACCTCCGATCCAGTTAATGAAGAGTATTTCCTCCAAGTTGAAGCTGATTCTTGTCTCCAAGATGTCCTAGAAGAAGAAGCTACCGAACGATCGCTGCTTTTCTTTAATCAGCTAGATAACCTCTGGTCATCGTATTACAATGATACTACAGAAGTATCTCTTGTCAATCAGGTTCAAGAAAATTTACAAACCATGTTGGCAGCAGCAGTACCCCAAGAGTGGTTACAGGCGATCGCTCATAAAGCCGTCAATATCTTTAAATCTCAGCAATCCTTCAGCGAGCAGTTAGTGGAATGCGTACAATCTGTATTGCCAATGTGGGAAAGTGATGATTTATCTGTGTTTGCTCGTCCCCTTGCCTACGCAATGCGTAGCAGTGATTCCCAAAGTAATGTCGAATCCTTGCTAAATAACGTTAAGGAAACCGAGTGGACAAAACTTTCCGAAATTGAACAAGCAAGAGTCAGTATGGCGATCGCCTACTATACCCTCAGACAGCTAAACAATTCTGCAACTGAAAAGTAACGACTTCGCCTCTGTTATAAAGTATTGTCAGATGATTTGTCGGCGAGATTGCTTTCCTGTCAACAGACATATCAAAGCCGGAAACAATCTATCTTTAGTTACGAGAATGCCAGTTTCACCTTCTAATGTATTTGATGCAGCAAATAGCACCATCTACCAAAAGGAAGAAAAGTCCTCAGATTTGATTAATCCAGTGACTTGTAGGCAAAGTTTTTATCTATATACCATGTCCAATTTCCACCCTGACAGAAAAAATTGCTAATGGCTAATTGTTAACCAATGATTATCAATCAGCTATTAGTAATCTCAAATCTTCAACGATCGCCTGCAAAAGTTTTATTTCGGACCTAGAAAACGAGTGGCGAAATTTTGCGATCGCGTGGGTGAAAGTGCCCTAGCTTTCAATATCGCTGCCATCAGGAAAGCATAGGACAAAACTCCAACAATCACCAATAACAGACCATTCAACAGAGAGCCGGTGGCGTTCCAAAGAGCATGAAGCCCAGATGATGTCAAGTAGCCAACCAGTAGAATTTGCCAACTTTTACTAGGTTTGAGAACTGCCAATCCGATAAAGTATCCCAAATAGCCACTGTACGCCATATGTCCAGCGACAGAGCCAAGAATTCTCGGTATCAGCAATTGCAAACCAACTAATTGACCGCTATTCACCCCCGCCTGTTGAGCAACTGTTTGTGTAATTTGGGGTACATACTGACCTAGGGTTTCCAACAGGGTAAAACCCACTGCGGAAGCCGTACCCAAAAGAATCCCATCCAAAGGTTCCCACACACCAATTTTTTCTCGCCATGGTGTCGGCAGGTTTTTACCAATGGCATAGGCAATAATCACCGGGAGTGCTTTCAGCAATTCTTCCATGAGTCCTGCTCCAAAGAACATCCGAATCAACATTTCTGTGAAACTGATAGATTCTTGGTTAGAAGGTAAGCTTCCCGGTAACAGATTACGGAAAACGTAGATGAATAAGTCCAGTACAGGACTCAACAAAATTAAACTTGTAGCAACAACTGACCCAAACAACACCCACCAAGGTTTGGCTTTCCCACACAATTGGTAGATAAAGTAATAAGCAGCAAAGGCGATATAGGTAGCTACTATTACTTGATTGGCTTGGGGTCTGCCAACGGTAGCAAACATTAATACTACAAAGACTACAGTCAGAATACCAGGAATCAGATAAGCCTTACGGGTTAAATCTTTACCCGTGGAGATAATTGGAAATAGCTGTGTAAAACTTACGGAGTCTGGTAGGTTTGGTGACTGATAATTAGCCCCAGGCAAAGCTGAACCCACGGGAGGGTTGAGGACAGTTGCTTGGTGATTAACTTCGTACTCAAAGAGAAATTCTGGACCGTCTGCACCCAAAGAAATGCGATCGCCTGCGACTAACTCCTGACAACTTTGTAACCTTTGTCCATTTAAATATGTGCCATTTGCGCTATTTAAATCACAAATCACCCAACTGGATTCACTTTCGACTATCCCTGATATGGGACGAACTACCGCATGACGACGAGAGACCATCCGATACATCATGGGGTCTAAGACAACTTGACAGCTGGGGTCACGTCCAATTACTACTTCTTTACTGGAGAACAGCGTATGACGGGAATCCCCGTGAAATGCCGTTCCATTACCAGACACTAGCCGCAAATAGGCATTCTGTCTTTTGTTATTGCCGGTCATCGAGTTGCAGGGTATTGCTAAACGATTGCTGAAATGTATCTGGCAGTAGGACTAAAACCCTAGCCATATCCACAACAGGATTGCTAAATACAATATAGCTTCACTGCTTCCCAAGAGATGATAAAATTACCAAAATCAAAGGGATGAAAGCTAAACTGTAAGCTCTATAAGCTTCTGTTAATCATGGGAACTGAGATTAAATTCGGCGATCGCCCTAGGAAAATTCCGATTTTCATGTCCGGAGCGACTTAATTTAATTAAAGCAAAACGTTGCAGGGGGGAAAGTTGCTGCCATTGGGTACTGCTGATAGTGACTCCGAATTCACCTGCTTGAGTTTGAACGGTTTCTGGTATGTTATGGGCATCCATCCAAGGTGGTTTGGGGTCAATTGCCAATTCTCCCACAGCTTTACCTGTACGCTGTAAAATCAAATCTTGGATATGTTGGCGATAAATAAGTACTTCTCTATCCGTGGTACAGGGTAATTCTACAAGTTGCTCCCGCTCTGTCTGAGTTAGTTGGTTCCAGTCTGAGAGTTTCAGCTTAATTCCACAGGTATCTAGATGACAGCGCACCTGCATAGGAATGCATCGTAGGGAGTCAATAAAATCTGCTTCAAATTGAAAAAATTCTGCCATAGTTGAAAAACTATCACAGCCAAGGGTGAACATTTATATGTTTGGATATATTGTCCCATTATTGGCTGTTTTGTTACCGAAATTAATGGTATTTTGCCCCATTATTACGAATAATTAGATAACTAATAGAAAGTGCCAAAACTGCAATCCCTAAGCCAATAATATCTATACCTGTAACTTTTTCCAAATCCAGAATAATAATTTTCCGAGCAACGGCAATTAGAGAAGTGACAATAACTAGTTCTACCTGAAGGACGTGTTTTTTCAAGTAACCAGTAATATTTTCCAGGATTTCCAGGGCAATTAAAATATTTAAGAATAAGCCAAATATTTTGAATAGGGTTTTATTAAAAGAGCCGTAGGGAGTAGTAAATAATTCACGGAACAGAAACACACATAAATCTGCGATCGCCACAAAAATTACTATCAACATTAAGACAGCAAGAACTTTAGAGACTACCACCTCAATATTTTCAATGAGGTGCATAAAATTCTCGTCTTTACCGGTTTCTCTGAATTGTTTAAATAGTCTCCGCATCCCTTGCCTCAATGTATAGCCTAAAAAGTAAATACTGAAGACCAGCACAGACCAATTTTCAGAGTAAACTCTGGGCTGTAATGGTGAATGTGTTCCATCAGACTGATGTCAGCAAGAACAGAAAATCCCCTATTCCTGCTACCATCGGCTTTTCCAAGGTGACTTGATGAGTCACTGGATAGGTTGGAGGTAATTTTTACTTCAGTCTACCTTTATCGGTGACAAGGAAACAATTGTGATTTTTCTATTGATTACCGCGAGAGAAAATTATGATTGGGTATCACTGCCCATCATTTTGTGATATCCATTTCATACAGACGTTCCATCGGAATATCTCTACCTGAGGTTTGCGAAGAATTTAATGTTATGGGTAATACCTGTACAGCACAGGCTTTGAGTTCCGGTTGCTGGGAGTCTGGACAAGACTCTGCATGGGTTAGGGCATTTGCCTCGGCATTATCTGCCCAAATAAAACCCCAGTGCATAGGGATAAATAGAACACCAGGAGTAATTGCCGCAGTCACCTTAGCGATTAATTTGGCTTGACCACGACGCGATCGCATCTCTACCCAATCCCCATGATTGATTCCTAACTTTTTGGCATCACGGGGATGAATTTCTAGAAAGGGTTCCGGGTGCATTTTTTGGATTTTATCAATTCTCCCGGTACGGGTGAGGGTGTGCCAATGCCCGTAGACGCGCCCCGTAGTTAAAATGAAGGGATAATCGGGGTCGGGTGGTTCTGCCAGTCCACGGGAGTGGTAAGCTGCAAATCTGGCTCGACCGTCGGGGGTATGGAACCGTAAATCTGTGTATAAACGTTGGGAATCGAGATGTTGACTTTGAGGATTAGACCATTGTTGGGGACTTTTGCTAAGTAATTCATGGCTGAACCCTGACATATCACAGGGACGCTTACTAGTTAATTGCACGAACTCTGCATAGACTTCTGCGGAATTGCGAAAAGCAAATTTTTCCTCAAAACCGAGTCTACGTCCCACCTCGGCGAAAATTTCCCAATCGGCTTTTGCTTCCCCTGGTGCATCACGAAAAGCAGGAGAAAGTGTCACCATCCGCTCAGAATTAGTCATCACCCCAGTTTTCTCACCCCATTGTGCCCCAGGTAGTAGGATATGGGCATAGGTTGACGTTTCCGTGGGATAGTAAGCATCTTGGTAAATTGTCAAGGGCGATCGCCCCAAAGCTGCCTTGGTTCTTTCCAAATCTGGCATACTGACAGCTGGGTTAGTCGCAGCAATCCATAATAAGCCGATGTTTCCCCGCTCTAACTCCGTAATCATCTCCCAAGCTGTTAAACCCGGTTCTGGAGAAATTTTTCCCGGTGGTAAACCCCAAAATGCCTCCACCTCGGCTCGATGTTGGGGATTTTTTACGGAGCGATAACCCGGTAATAAATGAGACAGCCCCCCAGCTTCCCTCCCTCCCATAGCATTCGGTTGTCCAGTTAAGGAAAAAGCACCTGCCCCCGGTTTACCGATTTGTCCTGTCATCAAATGCAGATTAATGATAGTTCTAACTTTGGCAGTTCCCTCGGTAGATTGATTTACCCCCATCGACCACAGAGACAAAACTCGTTGAGAATCTGCCCAATATCGAGCCGCCGTTTCCAAGTCTTCCTGGGAAATTCCGCAGCGTTGCGCTACTACCTGGGGAGAATAATGACGAATCACCTCTGCATAGGCAGAAAAATTACTGGTGCAATCATCAATAAACCCCATATCAATACATCCCCACCGTAGCAACAGATGGGCAATGCCATTTAACAAATCAATATCCGTACCTGGACGGATGGCTAAATGTAAATCTGCTACTTCCGCAGTGGGTGTACGTCGTGGGTCAACTACAATTAATTTGACGTGGGGATTTCTGCGGTGATATTTTTCTAAGCGATTAAAAATAATTGGGTGACATTCGGCAGTATTGGTACCAATTAAAAAAGCACAATCGGTAATTTCCAAGTCATCATAACAGCAAGGTGGACCATCAGCCCCGAAACTTTGAATATATCCCGACACAGCAGAAGACATACATAAACGGGAGTTAGCATCAAAATTATTTGTTCCCAGACAACCCTTAATCAATTTCTGGGCAATGTAATAATCTTCTGTTTGGAACTGACCGGAACCATACATACATATAGCTTGTGTTCCTTGCTGCTGAATTACCTGGTGAATACGCTGAACTATGAAATTCAATGCTTCATCCCAACTTACCTGCCGGAACTCTTGGTCAAGACTTTCCCGCATCATGGGATACAGTAGACGGTCTTTATCTAGGGACTCAGTAACCGTTGCTCCTTTGACACATACCATCCCCTGACTTGATGGGTGCGATTTGTCACCCCGTACTCGCCAAGTTCCTGTACCTGATTGTGCAGGGGGAGATACTTCCAAACCACAACCAACACCACAATAGGGACACACTGTTTTGGTAGATTCTGTCATGATGAATTGGGTGATGGGGGATGAGTAATGAGTAAGGAGTAGGAAGTAATGAGTAAGGAGTAGGGAGTGGGGAGTAATAAAGATAATCCCCATAAAGGACTTCCAGAAAATAAATTATCCAATTTACTCAGATTTGATTTTTCTGATACCCCTTGCTCCCCTACTTTCCCCTTAATCCTCTGGGTGAGCGCAGCGACGGTATAGAAAGTCGAGGGCGTAATTGCGTAGTTCGTAGTATTGACTGTCTTCCATGATACGACGACGGTTGCGGGGACGACTGAAGGGAATATCTAAAATTTCACCGATGTGGGCAGAGGGACCGTTAGTCATCATCACCAATCTATCGGCGAGGAAGAGAGCTTCATCAATATCGTGGGTAATCATTAATACGGTAACTTGATGCTCTCGCCAAATTTGCAGCAGTTCTTCTTGTAATTCTTCCTTGGTGATGGCATCCAGTGCGCCAAAGGGTTCATCGAGGATTAATACCTGGGGACGAATGGATAGAGCGCGGGCGATCGCTACCCGTTGTTTCATCCCTCCAGAAATCTGACTTGGCTTTTTATCCATTGCTTCCAAAAGCCCTACCATCCCCAAATTTTCCCGAACAATGGCGCGTTTTTCTGCTTCTGGTTTGCGGGGGAATACGGCATCGACGGCGGTATAAACGTTATCGAAGACACTCAACCAAGGCAGTAGGCAATAGTTCTGGAATACCATCATTCGGTCGGGTCCTGGTTCCGTGATGGGCTGCCCCTGGAGTAAAACAACACCATCTGTTGGTTTGTTAAAGCCAGAAACCATGTTGAGCAGGGTTGATTTGCCGCAACCAGAGTGACCGATCAGACAAACGAATTCTCCCTCACGAACTGTCAAGTTAACGCCATCAAGTACGGTATAGGGACCGTCTGCGGTGGGGTATACTTTGTTGACTCCTTCAATTACTAGAAAATTGTCTGATTTTTGGGGTGAGGGGTAGAAGGTTTGGCTGGTGGGGCTATTGCCATTCATTGTCTGCATGGTTTTGAGGGTAAGGGGTAAGGGGAAATTGTATGGGTTGAGGAACTGGAATTAGAAAAATACTTCTTCGACGCGGATTTGTCGCTTGATTTCTAGACTTTTCAAGTATTCCAGGGGTTCGGAGGGGTTAAAAGTTTTGCCGTCAAATAGGTGAATGGGGTTATCTTGTCCGATGTCCAGTAAGCCGAGACTACGAGCTGCTGCGCCAAAAATATCGGTGCGACAGACTCTTTCCATGACCTCTAGCCAGTTTTTCGGGAATGCAATTAAACCCCAACGAGCTAGCTGGGTGGTAATCCAGAGCATTTCTGTCCGGTCAGGATAATTAGTTTTATTGACATAGAACTGGTTATATGTATTGATTTGCGATAATTCCGTACCATCACCGCGATCGTAGGGGTCGATAAAACCGGGGCGAATATATTTGCTATCTATATTGAGGTATTCGGGACGGGCTAGGATTTCGGCAATTTCTCCCCGATTGCGGAAGTCATCGCAGTATTCGCAAGCTTCCAGAATGGCTGTAACTAAAGCCTGGTGGGTTTGCGGATATTGTTGTGCCCAATCTTCTCGAACACCTAGGACTTTTTTCGGTTGCCCTGACCAAATTTCTGGGGCGCTGGCGGCAACAAATCCGGCTTCTTGATCGATGCTGAGGTAATTCCAAGGTTCTCCACCAC
The Calothrix sp. 336/3 DNA segment above includes these coding regions:
- a CDS encoding molybdopterin oxidoreductase family protein, with the protein product MTESTKTVCPYCGVGCGLEVSPPAQSGTGTWRVRGDKSHPSSQGMVCVKGATVTESLDKDRLLYPMMRESLDQEFRQVSWDEALNFIVQRIHQVIQQQGTQAICMYGSGQFQTEDYYIAQKLIKGCLGTNNFDANSRLCMSSAVSGYIQSFGADGPPCCYDDLEITDCAFLIGTNTAECHPIIFNRLEKYHRRNPHVKLIVVDPRRTPTAEVADLHLAIRPGTDIDLLNGIAHLLLRWGCIDMGFIDDCTSNFSAYAEVIRHYSPQVVAQRCGISQEDLETAARYWADSQRVLSLWSMGVNQSTEGTAKVRTIINLHLMTGQIGKPGAGAFSLTGQPNAMGGREAGGLSHLLPGYRSVKNPQHRAEVEAFWGLPPGKISPEPGLTAWEMITELERGNIGLLWIAATNPAVSMPDLERTKAALGRSPLTIYQDAYYPTETSTYAHILLPGAQWGEKTGVMTNSERMVTLSPAFRDAPGEAKADWEIFAEVGRRLGFEEKFAFRNSAEVYAEFVQLTSKRPCDMSGFSHELLSKSPQQWSNPQSQHLDSQRLYTDLRFHTPDGRARFAAYHSRGLAEPPDPDYPFILTTGRVYGHWHTLTRTGRIDKIQKMHPEPFLEIHPRDAKKLGINHGDWVEMRSRRGQAKLIAKVTAAITPGVLFIPMHWGFIWADNAEANALTHAESCPDSQQPELKACAVQVLPITLNSSQTSGRDIPMERLYEMDITK
- a CDS encoding nitrate ABC transporter ATP-binding protein (This model describes the ATP binding subunits of ATP-binding cassette (ABC) transporters for nitrate transport, or for bicarbonate transport, in bacteria and archaea.), whose amino-acid sequence is MQTMNGNSPTSQTFYPSPQKSDNFLVIEGVNKVYPTADGPYTVLDGVNLTVREGEFVCLIGHSGCGKSTLLNMVSGFNKPTDGVVLLQGQPITEPGPDRMMVFQNYCLLPWLSVFDNVYTAVDAVFPRKPEAEKRAIVRENLGMVGLLEAMDKKPSQISGGMKQRVAIARALSIRPQVLILDEPFGALDAITKEELQEELLQIWREHQVTVLMITHDIDEALFLADRLVMMTNGPSAHIGEILDIPFSRPRNRRRIMEDSQYYELRNYALDFLYRRCAHPED